ACGACTAAGAAACGACACGAGGTTACTGAGTATAAAACGACAAATAACATGTAAGAcagcattaggctattccagttaaaatccacacatcacctgtggaagatttagctaaagttttccacgagggagtatgagtttcaaatagaagagacaattgggtaacgtccatttgaaatactcactccagctgtggatgATATAGGTaaggccataatacagggggtatgggtttcaaagtGATTAACCCTGAcgaattacatttgaaaaacatactccccctgtggaatatatttccaaaatctaccacaggggtagtgtgaattttaagtaGAATAGCCCGTTAGTCCTGTAGCTATTTGTTACATGTAAAACGGTGAAAGAGGGAAACCTTTGGTAACAATACGTGAAACCTTTACATGCCCAAGATATGAGCGTGTAGTGGTATTCAAGTTCAACGCCCATTTACAAAACAAACCTTAATGGAAGGTGACATGAAATATCTCCCATCTTAAAAAGTTCAACGACCTTCTAGGGAAACAAGAAGGCAACAGGCAGTACTGAGAAAACAAAATGCCCTTTCGCTCATCAATTGACTGAAGTGTTGAAATTGCCTCAGGAATTGATCCGGTAACCCAGAGACGTCAAATTATGTTGTATAAACTAGTTAGCTAAACTACTGATTGCATAAACTAGTAAGTTAACTACTGTATGCAACATACTTATGCAACTCAAAATCatttacaatgcaatttgaaagtTCAATTTAATTATGATTGATTGACGCCCGTAGCATCATTTTTGTCAATCATTTAGGTAGCTTTTATTGTTTGTTTAGATGTTTTAAAAttgaagacatgagcgcaagaagaccgtaagtccacttggcccctcaacatgtatacactaaagttacgtatagattcttagggttttataatgtttaatacatgttgcatggtgaaaacatcatgaaaggttgtgaaagatttgttttggcccctgaacatgtataaaacattagcAAACTATACGAAAcgatacgcaactttagtgtatacatgttgaggggccaagtggacttacggtcttcttgcgctcaggtcttcaattagtgTTTTGTTCACTTAGCATACGAACTCTATGGTCATCATTAGTGTTTGTAGACGGTGCGTTTGATGACATTGTTTATGCACTCACTACACGTTGCCCTCAGATCAAAGCTGCTCCGGTCAAATTAAATTAACACGTCGGTTGATGCAAATTCtaaaaaagaggggaaattaatttTCAGAAACCACTTTGACCGGTCGAACTTACTATGTCCACTCTGCAATGTCTATtatgttaaattgtatttttattttggagggGGGTATTCtttcaatttttatttcaacACTGCAGCTTAACATTCTTCGTTTCACTCTGCATTAGCGTTTTTGATTCTTTAAAATTTTTAAAGTGTAATTAAATAAAAGATTGCCATTAGTCAAAGTACATTTGGAATTAAGAGTAGTAAGGCGATTAACGTTGCGAACTTGAAAACAAAATGCAcggaccgggaatcgaacccgggccacACGCATGGGAGGCGAGAATTTTACCACTGAACCCTCCGTGCTGTGCTGtaataatttttgaaataattaaatAACCAAGGTTGAAATAATGAGCTTGAACTGCAAAACCGGTTACTTGTCATTATTTTCTTGACATACCCTCATCGTATGAACAATTTTAACACAAACTACGAAAGAGAAATTGTTGCCGTCTGCGATGCTTGATTCATTACGATTATTACTTTCAAGTATAATAAAATTATGATATAAGAAAGAATTACTGTTCTAAAAAGGAATTAAAATCAAACCAATCATGGAAGATGTAATTGTCTAATGGCATGTAGaattgtattcatttttaagcaaagttgagcaccgatggcgctatttatcttaaatcttgtttgcatctttacaaggggtagacacttgtgtaTTATGGCATTCAAACATCATAAAAGTGAGTTCATATAGCTAGGAATTTTTCAAACAACTTttgtatcatgaaatgaaaggaataacacatattattgtgctaaattaaattaaacatatatttaaatagcgccctcagtttgcacacaaataaacagtttatagaataaaaataccacaaaaaggcagaaaagatgACCAATTTGATACAGAAAAGAAATTctaagttaaaaatagctaaaaatattatattagtaTATTGGTATTGTAAAAGGTCTAGAATTGACAATTATGTAATGATCATATCAAACAATCGTGAAACGttgagaaataaataaaattattaataacTGATATCCTAAAGATGAAATAATAACGGTTTTGCTTTGCTTTTTTTGTTAGAGCATACTTATCCAATTGTCAACACTGGGGCTTAAAATAATTCTTTGTCTCATTCTGAGATACGCAACTACTACTCATCAGGTTTCGagaatttttcaattgaaaaagGTAAGCTATCCTTGGCGATGTTTTCCACAAACATGTGTATCCGATAGTTGTGAGAATGTTGGTACCTATCTGGCGTAGATGGCGCTTGTATGTACGCCTTACTAAACGAAGACTTACTGTACTTTTCAAGACATTTACAAATCAACGAAAACCAATCCTAGAAATCCACCGGGGAACTAGCATGCTTTTTCGCTACATTATTCGTATAAATTATGttcctatataggcctatgcattagCTTAATCACATCTTTACTTTTTGTGTTGATTCAGATTATGCAGATCCTGTATAAATTGTATAATCATACCAGACGAAAGAAACTATTGGGACACTGATTGTAGAATAGGTTTCTCTACAGACTTACAGAACCCAGACTTGCACAGAGCCCTACTACttacactgcaaaattcaagtGTTTAGATTCTAAACACCTTTTTGTAATATTTATGAAACGTGTCACagtatttattttctaaacatgacaCAGTGTTTAGTCTCTATAGCAGTCAACAccgtgtttagaaactaaacactatagtgtccaGTTCAGCTGTCATGGGACCCCTTCACAATTTAATCAATGTAATGTCCCTTCTTTTTATTGTCTTTGTTTCTGATTGTCTTGACTCTTTTAAGACAGGGCATAGTATATTTTTGTGTTGCTATAATATCTTcgcaataaatataaataatgagACGAAACCATGCGATGATAAttgctgtattattattattattattattactattactattactattacgaTTACGATTacgatttattattattattattattattattattattattattattattattattattattattattattattattattattgttattgttattattattattattattattattattattattattattattattattattattattaaaatcattttATCAGTATTGTATCATTATTACTATCATTGTTAATTTGCAATACAGTATtgccttgctattattattaaaattgaattaaattgaacaaaatattctTAACTGAGGGCGTCTTCCCCTTTGAAGGGTCTTTTTATTTACCCTCTACTTAACCCATTGTATAAAATTAGTTAACATTGAACTAGTTTtacgaaaagaaaaaaaaaatcccatacgTATTATTAAGCTATTCACTTCCGTCTGTGATACTACATGTATTACAGTATCAAAGAAGGAAGTGAATGTAAAAATGTACAAATATTATGACACACTACGTCAGACCTGACTGTAATCACCACTACCATTGCCGTATATAGACATTTTATTTCCCCTTTGTCTTttattagtctcggtcccaggcTCCTCCGACACTAGTGTTGGAGGAGCACAAATctgctgggaccgagactagtcTTTTATTTGATCTGAACAAGAAACAAGTGTATGAACAAGGAATATAATACAATGCCTGGACAGATTGATTTGGAATCTTAACACGTTGTTTATAAGCAAGCGTTCATTCTTCATATTATAGGAATTATATTTACTGAGGGTAAAGTCAGCATCATGTTTTCTTTGATTTACCTGTTTGCTGTGTTCTCTTGCATTGTGGAAGCATTTGGTAAATACTCATACCCTAAGGGTATGCCATGCAAAATGTTCGACAGCACCAAGTTAGACTGTAGTAGTAGGGAATTGACAAGTATTCCGCCAATGCATGACCACACCGTTAGGCATGTCAAGAACTTAAATTTTAGTTATAATCAACTTGAAACTGTAAATATGAAGAGTTTTATTCATCTAACATCACTTCAGAAATTAGATTTGAGTCACAACGCAATGACGaacatcaatttggacacaagCTTGTCTCTTCAAGTGTTGGACTTACGCTACAACAAGATACGCAATATCAGCACAGATACATTTACAGGATTGAAAAAGCTTCAGGAGTTATATTTGAGTCATAATCAACTTGAAACTGTACAGATGATGAGTTTCATTCACCTCACATCGCTTCAGATATTAGATTTGAGTCACAACTCAATGGCGAACATCAACTTGGACAAAACCTTGTCTCTGCAAGTTTTGAACTTAAGTTACAACAAGATACGCAATATCAGCACATACACGTTTACAGGACTGAAACAATTGGAAAGTTTAGATCTAAGCCATCAAACCCATCTTGCATTGCACGGAAGCCCATTTCGACCGACGCAATCATTGAGAAGGTTAGATATTGCTCACAATGGTTTGTCCAAACTACCATCATCGGTATTCATTGGATTACATGAGCTGCAAACACTTAATATATCCTGGAATTCAATAGATTTACCTGCTGGTATTTTCCAAGGGTTAACTAATCTGACTCGTTTGCACGTGAGCAAAAATGCGATCACATCGCTACCGGTTGCTCTGTTTGAAGACTTAATcagtctggaatatttggatctATCCACGACCGCGATATCAAGTTTACCAGAGACATTATTTGTGAATCTCATCAGTCTGCAATATTTAGATCTATCCAATAATAGGTTATTATCTAGCTTACCAGAGACATTGTTTGTGAATCTGACCCAATTAACATATTTAGACATTTCTGAAAACCGATTAAGCTCTTCGTCATGTACGGCGCTAGAAGGCCTGGAATTGTTATCAACACTAGACATAAGTGGCAATATCTTTCATTATGTACCTTGTTATATTGGGAATAtgattcgtctcaaagagctgaTAGCGTCATATTCTCCTTATCTCGGGCAAGAGTGCTCTCCTGAATATATATCTTGGAATGCAACCAAATGGGCAGAGCTAATCACAAAGTTACCAGCTTCACTAACTACTCTGTGCCTTGACGTATGTGCAAATAGCGTCTTTGAAACTGTAATGCCTGGATCATTGATTTCATCTGTATCATCGTTGGAAATTTCATATTGCAGCCTCAGTAGTGATTCCCACCTATCAATTGAAGATGATGCGTTTAGTATGTTTCCATACTTACAGAATTTGAGCATATATAACCCAATCTGTTTCACTGAGAATAAAAATTCTATATATCTATCCAAATATGCCTTTCGCAACTTATCACGCCTAAAGACGCTGAATCTCCGTAATGGTGGTTTAACTGGATTTCCTGAAGAAGCGCTAAAAATGGTTGCAGAGACACTAAAACACTTAGATTTGAGTTATAATAATATACATTACCCAGCATTTCTGTATGGCAAACAATATATAAGTTTACAATTAGAATCACTGGATGTCTCACGTAATCCAGTTGCCTTTTTGAACTTGACAGAATCATTTGACAAACTGACTGATGTTTATTTGAATGATCTGCATAATATGATTTTAAATATGATTAGCGTGGAGAGTTTTAATTCAGCCCTTAGACGTATTTACATTTCTGCATCAAATATTGCTCAATTGTCTTATTCTGCGCCTTTGCCATTGTGTACGCTATCGCCTGGACTTGAAGAAATTACCTTAAATACATTTGAATTCGTCAATATTTTTCAATGGGGTAACTGTACACTTCTGAAGTCGCTTGCCATCACGAACGTAAAGGGGGCTATTTTTGATAAAGAAGACACTTCCCATTTTCCTCATCTGTATAACCTGAAATTATCAAACTTTTTTAAGTTGTCATCTATTGACCAATTCTTAATTGAGAGTCGTAGCTTGCAATATTTAAATCTGAGCAGAAATAACATCGTAAGCATCACTGAAAATGACTTAACGTTATTGGGAAACCTCATAAACATGGATCTCAGTTGGAATAATATAGTCAGCTTACCAgacaataaatttcatctcatGTCAAATCTCACCTACCTTAACTTGGCAGCAAACAAACTTGCAACCTTAAATGGTTTGAAAGCTCTGCCAAATCTACAAACACTTATTGTATCCGGAAATGTTCTGACCACACTACCTGCCTTCTTGGTGGAATTACCGTACAACTTGCATCACCTTGAATTTGGAGACAACCCATTCTCTTGCACATGTGTCGTTAAAGTCCTGCAAGATTGGATACTGACTGATAAGACAACATACATAGATCCACAACCTACATACCTGTGTGCGTCTCCTGCAAGCAGAAAAGGACATGGTATTGCAGAATTTAGCTTAGACTGCCGTCTGCATCTTGAGAACTACATTCTCCCTAGCTTTGCAGGTTTGCTTGTAATTTGTATAATAAGTGCTATCACTTACAAATATCGATGGCGTATACATTACAAATTATGGATATTGTTTTATCAGAGAAGATACCAGCGATATATAGACAATGACGACGATGCTGATATCATGAATagcgatgatgaggatgatgttgATGGTGATGCCAGATATGAAGCACCAATCATGCGCCGTCAATATCATGCATACGTTGCCTACCACAGGGAGAGTGAAGCATGGATAAATGATCAACTCATTTTGAACATTGAGGATGGACATAATGGGCAAGAACAGTTCCGTCTTTGTCTGAAAGAAAGAGGTGACATTCCAGCAGGGCACTATATTCTTAATGCCATATGCCACGGTATTTCTAAAAGCCGCAAAACTATTGCAGTTTTATCGGAGAATTTCATGGATGATGGATGGTGTCATTATCAGCTACAGATTGCTCAAATGCGTTTGGTAATGGACAATGATGATGTACTTATTCTTGTGCAGATTGGAGAAATTCCTGCTAACAAAAAAACAATGTTGCTTCGTCAGATTATGCGCAACAAGGAAGTGTTGATATGGACTGAAGATCCGATAGGACAAGAGCTGTTCTGGAATAAGCTGAGGATGGAACTACGCAAACCAGCGCGAGTTGATCGTAGGTTTGAACAAGTTTGAAACGGAACTCATAAGAAGCATACCGTATTATgttgtttttgatttttaaacatttctATAAGGAACATTCACAGACTTTGAGTTTTATATATTTGTCCTCATTGGTTTGTTTTATGATGATCCTACATACATAATTAATGTTAAAgatgatgaaaaataatgtagcTATGTTACCAAGATCATATTATCATTTGTTTCTTTGAGACCCCTGCTGGAATCATAATTGTACTTATAcattttaaaggaagtctccggcaatcacaacattatgctttatatATTAGAAAAATCAAGCacatgtggttttatttaaaactaacacatgttgaccataaaaacagacgtttctcaacacgcgagaTCTTCAAAATTCCCAGGCGCCGACTGGctggtgcaatgacgtcatgattatttgtgctcaattgtcgtcaaccTTCATTTCATACTGtaacgtcattgcactagacaatttcggtgcccgggaatattgaatatcgcgtgttgagaaacggatgttctTATTCGTTTTTTATTGTCAATATGAATTGGTTTTATATAAAACGTTCCGGAGGGGCGTGAAAGAAGCCATTCACATCAGGACCAGCAAAAGTGATTTGAACAAGGATCAGGGCCGCCACAGACTTTCCGGAGCTTACAACTCTTTACTGCGTCAGAGCATGTCACGTGGCTCATGTCACGGTTCGACGGTCTCTGACCAGTAACAAGCATCTTTCACCAGTCCATCTACAGAGTAAACAAGGAATAGTGATACATTCCGAAAGCTCTTAGGTGAGCTAATTTCTGCTTTGAGTAGTAGTTTAATTTTCTTAAcatattatcaagcacaaatcacttttttatttttcttacattTAAGGCATAACGTATCTTcgattgtgaagattatcattcatccaggtatacataactaaactcaacccagaaagtgtcgaaacgattatagatggtcagatatatcgggaactgaaaaatatagcaaaaacttatttaatgtataaagcgcagctttctcctgcgcattttgatacctcttttgtttggtcgagttatgggcgcttaagttgcttcaagtcggattttgaatgttgcacttagctcctattcaaggcttcttgttcagagcatgcgacgacgaatccaggcagtgatagacagtggaTGGTGgtcacaccaagtattgagatgtcagcagaaagagatcatgagataagtcagagataagtaaacggtagcaagtattgaagttggaagtcaaaggagtaaaataaagtaaagttcatggttaagtaaacagagcacagagcacatcggtgccctttgtcttgattttgtgtgtgggggtgtgtatgtatgtatgtaggggtgtatgcatgtatgtatgcATATCATAACTTTCCGAACTGCTCCGAACAGAAGTGCACCAGGGTACGACCGTATTACTTATATTGACTATAAAATAAGCAATGTGATTAacgtcttaaaatcaatatttaacaTATGTTTAAAAAACTGTAAAATACCTAGTGATTGGAAACATGCTATCATCAATTTAATTCCCAAATCAAGTGATGACTCCAGAGATTTGTCTGAATGGAGGCCTATCTCAAAACTTGTCACTATTTACAAAACGTTTATGATGGTTCTAGGCAAGCGTCTTATTCCGTGGATTGTTGAAACTAATAGACTTTCTCATAGTCAAAAGGGATCTTTACCACGTAATGGATTACAGGAACACGTTTTTTGTCTTAAAAACTCAATTACTGATTTCAGGCATCAATCTGGTAAATTATATATTATGTTTCTGGACTTAGCAGACGCTTTTGGGAGTATTGATCATGAAATGATGGTCGATGCTTTAAGGGCCTATGGGTATCCTGATGTAATTGTCGATTTAACTAAGGACATTTACACAGATTCTACATTTCAGGTTATTACGAATTCCGGTCTTACCGATCCAATTGTCAGACATAGAGGCATCATTCAGGGCTGCCCGTACTCTGTGATTGCTTTTGAGCAGGGGATCGACATATGGCTAAGGTGGTTATGTAATGACATGCAGCCGTCCATTCCCAATCAAGTTCAAGGGTATGTCGATGATATCGTTCTTGCTACCACTGACGAAGCCTCTATGACTGACATGGGCTCTAAAACAGAACTTTTTCTTAACCATTCTGGTATGAACATTAAGCATCGCAAGTGTGCTATTTTACATGGCCAAAGATCTGGTAACAACTGATACCGTAGGGATGATACAAGtactattcaaattgaaattcaAGGTGATGAGATACCAAAACTGGGCAAATCTGGTAAATATCAATATTTGGGCCATGACATCAGTTTGGATGGTAAATCTAACCAGTCTCAAGTTGCTGATATATTTACATCTCTTTCTCAAATTTTGGTCATAATTGATTCGTCTTTACTTCCTATTGTGGCCAAATTGGAGGCGATCAATATCATGGTTATGTCTAAATTGAACTTTTACCTTAGCAATGTTACCATGTCACTTTCTCAGCTCACTGTTTTGGAAGATGAAATTGTTAAGTTTATTAGATCTTGGCTTGGTATAAATAACTCCAGTAATAGGGACATCATGTTTATTCCTAGAAAGTTTGGGGGATTAGGTATTATCAATCCTACTACCACGTACATTGCAAAAAAGATTTCGTTTCTGTTATCGACTTTGAACTCTGATGATCCTCAAACAAGACATAGTGCACGCTCATCACTTGAGCTACATATGAAAAAGCGTAAAGTGGACATGAACAATATTGAATCTTCATTTGCTGGCTATTGTACTGATGAAAACGGTAGATTGATTAAGCAATGTGCGGTTAATTGGCCTAAATCGGTCTGGATCGAGCTCAATGAATTGTGCATGCGTGAAGGCCTGAGGTTGGAGATGTCTGGTGACGAGTACGTATATATCTCCACCCTTGATAATGAAGTGGC
Above is a window of Amphiura filiformis chromosome 7, Afil_fr2py, whole genome shotgun sequence DNA encoding:
- the LOC140157103 gene encoding uncharacterized protein, translating into MFSLIYLFAVFSCIVEAFGKYSYPKGMPCKMFDSTKLDCSSRELTSIPPMHDHTVRHVKNLNFSYNQLETVNMKSFIHLTSLQKLDLSHNAMTNINLDTSLSLQVLDLRYNKIRNISTDTFTGLKKLQELYLSHNQLETVQMMSFIHLTSLQILDLSHNSMANINLDKTLSLQVLNLSYNKIRNISTYTFTGLKQLESLDLSHQTHLALHGSPFRPTQSLRRLDIAHNGLSKLPSSVFIGLHELQTLNISWNSIDLPAGIFQGLTNLTRLHVSKNAITSLPVALFEDLISLEYLDLSTTAISSLPETLFVNLISLQYLDLSNNRLLSSLPETLFVNLTQLTYLDISENRLSSSSCTALEGLELLSTLDISGNIFHYVPCYIGNMIRLKELIASYSPYLGQECSPEYISWNATKWAELITKLPASLTTLCLDVCANSVFETVMPGSLISSVSSLEISYCSLSSDSHLSIEDDAFSMFPYLQNLSIYNPICFTENKNSIYLSKYAFRNLSRLKTLNLRNGGLTGFPEEALKMVAETLKHLDLSYNNIHYPAFLYGKQYISLQLESLDVSRNPVAFLNLTESFDKLTDVYLNDLHNMILNMISVESFNSALRRIYISASNIAQLSYSAPLPLCTLSPGLEEITLNTFEFVNIFQWGNCTLLKSLAITNVKGAIFDKEDTSHFPHLYNLKLSNFFKLSSIDQFLIESRSLQYLNLSRNNIVSITENDLTLLGNLINMDLSWNNIVSLPDNKFHLMSNLTYLNLAANKLATLNGLKALPNLQTLIVSGNVLTTLPAFLVELPYNLHHLEFGDNPFSCTCVVKVLQDWILTDKTTYIDPQPTYLCASPASRKGHGIAEFSLDCRLHLENYILPSFAGLLVICIISAITYKYRWRIHYKLWILFYQRRYQRYIDNDDDADIMNSDDEDDVDGDARYEAPIMRRQYHAYVAYHRESEAWINDQLILNIEDGHNGQEQFRLCLKERGDIPAGHYILNAICHGISKSRKTIAVLSENFMDDGWCHYQLQIAQMRLVMDNDDVLILVQIGEIPANKKTMLLRQIMRNKEVLIWTEDPIGQELFWNKLRMELRKPARVDRRFEQV